The following proteins are encoded in a genomic region of Tigriopus californicus strain San Diego chromosome 6, Tcal_SD_v2.1, whole genome shotgun sequence:
- the LOC131882546 gene encoding axoneme-associated protein mst101(2)-like, which yields MGTHRDCRAITLIVTFFPAIMALLARRLNKTLTRSLGIWMLFLLASIQGKSGKVRCLKGKVVKEELIYPWTEKKCDHIYEDVCEFEYKKQPDIRYEQECSIEYIDKCTTDVKKIPKEHCTSVQEKQCKIEYDTIHETKYKQKCWKENEQKCHTVYKKKCQNSYDEVPDHVCNTVYEEKCEDKHETKYETIYESQCHTEYEMKCEETYEAHIPDKKNPDYSSSSSSSSTFPNFGNERPSGSSGNSATSFSLGGLMQTFTNSLTRPFANGFSNGFGFGRNRRKDKKLNKTNHGERSRKRSKDRQQKRPSQGREKRSFSNLKPLFKASPEDPLEVLENSTSVEVGAMAARMDLGRKRDRKPNLRKVLRRKRPRRRKPQFERNRSVLKDGRGKVSAKEGEKFKGNPQDSLRRWEDQGYKAPKCKSVPKKTCQQVPKEVPKEYSSKKCRQVPKETCRETYKQIKKQECKQVPQQKCRKVQKRKCRDVPRQVPKKIPRQKCWTVPRRKCHTTYDQKKKETCKQIPLKRCAKVPKAYEIEVPVKKCKKVPKEVCYEVGVGKPKRIPHFSPTTLCRISRR from the exons ATGGGGACACACAGAGATTGTCGAGCAATTACATTAATTGTCACCTTTTTCCCGGCGATCATGGCTTTGCTGGCACGTCGTCTG AACAAAACCCTCACCAGGAGCTTGGGCATCTGGATGCTTTTTCTGCTAG CTTCCATCCAAGGCAAGTCCGGCAAAGTGAGGTGCCTTAAAGGCAAGGTGGTCAAGGAGGAATTGATCTATCCGTGGACGGAGAAAAAGTGCGACCACATCTATGAGGACGTGTGCGAATTCGAGTACAAAAAAC AGCCTGACATTCGTTACGAGCAGGAGTGCAGCATTGAGTACATCGACAAATGTACCACCGATGTGAAGAAAATCCCCAAGGAGCATTGCACGAGTGTCCAAGAGAAGCAGTGCAAAATCGAATACGATACCATCCACGAGACTAAATACAAGCAGAAGTGCTGGAAGGAAAACGAACAGAAATGTCACACCGtgtacaaaaagaaatgtcaaaatag CTATGATGAGGTTCCCGATCACGTCTGTAACACGGTTTATGAAGAGAAATGCGAAGACAAGCACGAAACCAAGTACGAAACCATTTATGAGAGCCAATGCCACACGGAATACGAGATGAAGTGTGAGGAAACCTACGAAGCTCATATACCCGACAAAAAGAACCCCGATTActcatcttcatcctcttcgtcttcaacTTTTCCCAATTTCGGAAACGAAC GTCCGTCGGGTTCGTCGGGAAATTCAGCGACAAGCTTCAGTTTGGGAGGCCTTATGCAAACGTTTACGAATTCTCTCACCAGACCCTTTGCCAACGGCTTTTCgaatggttttggttttggacGGAACAGGAGGAAAGACAAGAAGCTGAACAAGACGAATCATGGGGAGAGATCccgaaaaaggtcaaaagatcGACAACAAAAACGACCATCTCAAGGCAGAGAGAAGAGATCGTTCTCGAACCTTAAGCCTCTGTTCAAGGCTAGTCCAGAGGATCCCTTGGAAGTGCTGGAAAATAGCACTTCCGTGGAAGTGGGTGCCATGGCAGCAAGAATGGATCTAGGGCGGAAAAGGGACAGAAAACCGAACCTCAGAAAAGTCCTCAGGCGTAAGCGACCACGACGAAGGAAACCCCAATTTGAACGGAATCGATCCGTACTAAAAGATGGCCGAGGAAAAGTTTCAGCCAAGGAAGGCGAGAAATTCAAGGGAAACCCCCAGGATTCCTTGAGACGTTGGGAAGATCAGGGTTACAAGGCTCCCAAATGCAAAAGCGTTCCCAAGAAGACTTGCCAACAA GTCCCCAAGGAGGTGCCCAAAGAATACTCATCGAAAAAATGCCGTCAAGTACCCAAGGAAACTTGCCGGGAAACGTACAAGCAGATCAAGAAGCAGGAGTGCAAACAGGTTCCACAACAAAAGTGTCGGAAGGTTCAGAAGCGCAAATGTCGAGACGTGCCTCGGCAAGTACCCAAGAAGATCCCCCGGCAAAAATGCTGGACGGTGCCAAGAAGGAAATGCCATACCACTTACGatcagaagaagaaggagactTGCAAACAA ATCCCACTGAAAAGATGTGCCAAGGTGCCAAAAGCGTACGAAATCGAGGTTCCGgtgaaaaaatgcaagaaagtCCCCAAAGAGGTGTGCTATGAAGTGGGGGTGGGGAAACCCAAACGTATTCCTCATTTCAGCCCAACCACGCTCTGTCGAATCTCCAGACGttaa